A portion of the Corynebacterium jeikeium genome contains these proteins:
- a CDS encoding ParA family protein, translating to MSRKSWQDTPIAAAAQRAAQVKAPNRLSLPRPERPRRITIANQKGGVGKTTSAVNIASALARHGLKVLVIDNDPQGNASTALGIEHVSGTPSTYELLIGELQIDDVIQRSPESENLFCVPATLDLAGSEIELVSLLNRERRLLDAVSDQYLIDNGFDFLIIDCPPSLGLLTLNSMTAANEVLIPIQCEFYALEGVTQLMNNVQMIRQHLNPELHISAVLLTMFDGRTKLSEEVANEVRNYFGEVVLRNLIPRSVKVSEAPGYSQTVISYDPGSRGAVAYLDAAKELATRGDYSAVSGGSAIGQKPASSPTPSNSTETN from the coding sequence ATGAGCCGGAAGTCCTGGCAAGACACACCCATCGCTGCGGCAGCTCAACGGGCAGCGCAAGTTAAGGCCCCGAACCGTTTATCGCTTCCACGCCCCGAACGCCCGCGCCGTATTACTATCGCCAACCAGAAGGGTGGCGTGGGCAAGACCACTTCGGCAGTCAACATCGCGTCGGCGCTCGCGCGGCATGGTCTCAAGGTGCTAGTCATCGATAATGACCCGCAGGGAAATGCTTCTACGGCCCTGGGGATTGAGCATGTTTCCGGGACCCCGTCGACGTATGAGCTTCTAATTGGCGAACTACAGATTGACGATGTCATCCAGCGTTCCCCTGAATCTGAGAATCTCTTTTGTGTGCCAGCGACATTGGACTTGGCGGGCTCCGAGATTGAGCTGGTCTCGCTCCTGAACCGTGAGCGCCGACTTCTCGATGCAGTGTCAGATCAGTACCTGATTGACAACGGCTTTGACTTTCTCATTATTGACTGCCCTCCTTCGCTCGGTCTGTTGACTCTGAATTCGATGACTGCCGCCAACGAGGTTTTGATCCCGATTCAGTGTGAGTTTTACGCCTTGGAGGGTGTGACTCAGCTGATGAATAACGTGCAGATGATTCGTCAGCATCTCAATCCGGAGCTACATATTTCTGCTGTGCTGCTCACTATGTTCGATGGCCGCACCAAGCTTTCGGAAGAAGTTGCCAATGAGGTTCGTAACTACTTCGGTGAGGTTGTGCTACGTAATCTCATCCCTCGATCTGTGAAGGTATCGGAGGCGCCGGGATATTCGCAGACCGTAATTTCCTACGATCCAGGGTCTCGGGGCGCAGTTGCTTATCTTGACGCCGCGAAGGAATTGGCAACGCGTGGCGACTATTCAGCAGTTTCGGGTGGAAGTGCGATTGGGCAAAAACCAGCTTCCTCCCCTACCCCGTCCAATTCCACTGAGACAAATTAA
- the rsmG gene encoding 16S rRNA (guanine(527)-N(7))-methyltransferase RsmG, with amino-acid sequence MKSSTGDGTAAPLERLVELLSNSAKDVDNQEASAGLVDPDLRSVIDTVFGGNADRAYRYHSWLAEEATVRGLIGPRETPKLWDRHIINSAVVGEAIGKGLLVADIGSGAGLPGIPLALARPDLKVVLVEPLLRRTTFLNEVVEDLELDNVTVVRGRAEEKVVRAEVGQVDVVTSRAVAPLGKLAGWSLPLVKSGGAMVALKGGTAQEEIDRDAKLIAKAKGTNPRVVEVGGSVLGTSTYAVIIQKK; translated from the coding sequence ATGAAAAGCTCGACGGGTGACGGCACAGCTGCCCCATTGGAAAGGTTAGTGGAACTGTTGAGTAACTCCGCGAAAGACGTCGATAATCAAGAAGCCTCCGCAGGTTTGGTCGATCCGGATCTGCGTTCGGTGATAGATACCGTGTTTGGAGGGAATGCCGATCGAGCATACCGCTACCATTCATGGTTGGCTGAGGAGGCTACAGTCCGAGGTTTGATTGGGCCACGTGAAACTCCAAAGCTGTGGGATCGGCACATTATCAATTCTGCGGTAGTTGGAGAAGCGATAGGCAAAGGGCTTCTAGTTGCGGACATTGGTTCGGGGGCAGGCTTGCCCGGGATTCCGCTTGCTCTTGCACGACCAGATTTGAAGGTGGTTCTTGTGGAACCATTGCTGCGCCGTACGACTTTCTTGAACGAGGTTGTGGAAGATCTCGAGCTGGACAATGTGACCGTGGTTCGCGGCCGCGCTGAGGAGAAAGTGGTTCGCGCTGAGGTTGGCCAAGTAGATGTCGTCACTTCTCGCGCTGTTGCCCCTCTTGGGAAATTGGCGGGCTGGTCGCTTCCTTTAGTTAAATCCGGAGGCGCGATGGTTGCACTGAAGGGTGGAACTGCGCAAGAGGAGATTGATCGGGACGCAAAGCTTATTGCCAAGGCGAAGGGAACTAATCCCCGCGTTGTAGAGGTTGGCGGTTCCGTGTTGGGAACTTCGACGTACGCCGTGATTATTCAGAAGAAGTAG
- the yidC gene encoding membrane protein insertase YidC yields the protein MLNFVYVPISAILWFWHKASGFLFDPSSGISWVLAIILLVVTIRILLFKPMLNQQRSAIKMQQLAPEMQAIKEKYKNDQQAQALAMRQLQKEMGVNPLGGCLPILVQMPVFIGLFHVLRSFNRTGTTGNALGMSVEQNWNTPNYVFGVDEVRSFLLARVLNAPLSSSVGMGEDQYAAFTVPGTPADFTRMDIMIVAIPLIVIAALATHFNARMSVDRTRARQEAGLVKRQEGVMGQQMDMMNKMMLWFFPIMILVTGAFWHIGLLVYMVTNNVWTYFQQRYIFGKLDEEEKEAVAAKKAAKREAQEKLAPKVGQKPINPKKGGKRQAAQNAQQAQSGQASAANKASSHLPDGNSGKGQQGPVSKPAPGQKPANRKNRKRKKK from the coding sequence GTGCTCAATTTCGTGTATGTGCCGATTTCGGCCATCCTGTGGTTCTGGCATAAGGCCTCAGGTTTCCTATTCGATCCCTCCTCGGGTATCTCCTGGGTGCTGGCCATTATTTTGCTTGTGGTCACCATCCGTATCCTCCTGTTTAAGCCGATGCTGAACCAGCAGCGTTCTGCCATCAAGATGCAGCAGCTCGCTCCTGAGATGCAGGCCATCAAGGAGAAGTACAAGAACGATCAGCAGGCTCAGGCTCTTGCTATGCGCCAGCTACAGAAGGAAATGGGTGTCAACCCGCTCGGCGGCTGTCTGCCGATTCTGGTTCAGATGCCTGTGTTCATTGGCCTTTTCCACGTGCTGCGTTCGTTCAACCGAACGGGTACGACGGGCAATGCGCTCGGCATGTCGGTGGAGCAGAACTGGAATACGCCTAACTACGTCTTCGGTGTAGATGAGGTGCGGTCCTTCCTGCTGGCTCGTGTGCTCAATGCTCCACTGTCCAGTTCGGTTGGTATGGGTGAGGATCAATACGCAGCCTTTACTGTGCCTGGTACGCCTGCGGACTTCACCCGCATGGACATCATGATCGTTGCCATTCCGCTGATTGTTATCGCGGCACTTGCAACGCACTTCAACGCTCGCATGTCTGTTGACCGCACGCGTGCCCGCCAGGAAGCCGGTCTGGTGAAGCGCCAGGAAGGCGTTATGGGTCAGCAGATGGACATGATGAACAAGATGATGCTTTGGTTCTTCCCAATCATGATTCTTGTTACCGGTGCTTTCTGGCACATCGGCCTTCTTGTCTACATGGTGACTAACAACGTCTGGACCTACTTCCAGCAGCGCTACATCTTCGGCAAGCTGGATGAGGAAGAGAAGGAAGCTGTCGCAGCTAAGAAGGCTGCCAAGCGCGAGGCACAGGAGAAGCTCGCTCCGAAGGTTGGCCAGAAGCCAATCAATCCGAAGAAGGGTGGCAAGCGTCAGGCAGCGCAGAATGCGCAGCAGGCGCAGTCCGGTCAGGCCTCTGCAGCGAACAAGGCTTCTAGCCATCTTCCGGATGGTAATTCGGGGAAGGGACAGCAGGGCCCAGTCTCGAAGCCAGCGCCAGGACAGAAACCCGCAAATCGGAAGAACCGGAAGCGGAAAAAGAAATAG
- the yidD gene encoding membrane protein insertion efficiency factor YidD, which produces MCNRHSPHTNVGANSLDDGPLAQTPGARVAERAILFYRRRISNLKPTSTCRFEPTCSAYGLEAVRRFGAIRGLWLTFLRIFRCAPWHPGGWDPVPATFPGLGSWLRRMHR; this is translated from the coding sequence ATGTGCAATCGGCACTCGCCACATACGAACGTCGGCGCTAATTCGCTTGACGACGGCCCCCTCGCTCAGACCCCCGGCGCACGTGTGGCTGAGAGGGCGATTCTCTTCTACCGCCGTCGTATCTCTAATCTGAAGCCCACGAGCACATGTCGTTTTGAACCGACGTGCTCCGCATATGGTCTTGAGGCTGTGCGCCGTTTCGGAGCTATTCGTGGCCTGTGGCTGACTTTCTTGCGCATCTTCCGTTGCGCACCCTGGCATCCGGGTGGCTGGGATCCAGTTCCTGCCACATTCCCCGGCCTGGGTTCGTGGTTGAGGCGAATGCACAGGTAA
- the rnpA gene encoding ribonuclease P protein component translates to MLPQSNKLRSSRDFTVTVRRGRRIGRKTLVLHIRDTAASGGEDKTDTQIARFGGPRVGLVVSKAVGNAVTRHAVSRRLRHVMAAAAQNLPSTMDIVVRALPASATATSQELSHDVQSALATYERRR, encoded by the coding sequence GTGCTCCCTCAGAGCAATAAGCTGCGTTCTTCGCGTGACTTCACGGTCACCGTACGACGTGGACGCCGAATCGGACGCAAGACCTTGGTCTTGCATATTCGTGACACCGCCGCTTCTGGCGGTGAAGATAAGACCGATACGCAGATTGCCAGGTTTGGTGGTCCGCGTGTCGGTCTTGTCGTATCTAAAGCTGTGGGCAACGCCGTGACTCGTCACGCTGTATCCCGCAGGCTCCGCCATGTTATGGCCGCGGCCGCGCAGAATCTTCCGTCCACCATGGACATTGTCGTTCGCGCGCTGCCTGCATCTGCCACAGCCACCAGCCAGGAGCTGTCCCACGATGTGCAATCGGCACTCGCCACATACGAACGTCGGCGCTAA
- a CDS encoding 50S ribosomal protein L34: MSKRTFQPNNRRRARVHGFRTRMRTRSGRAVVAARRSKGRARLSA, from the coding sequence GTGTCGAAGCGGACGTTCCAGCCGAATAACCGCCGTCGTGCACGCGTGCACGGCTTCCGTACCCGTATGCGTACCCGTTCCGGTCGCGCCGTTGTGGCAGCACGCCGCAGCAAGGGCCGTGCCCGCCTGTCCGCTTAA
- the dnaA gene encoding chromosomal replication initiator protein DnaA, whose product MSEQPELPGGLWEQVVSILTSPEGAPELGIAPLRPPHKALLRSVTHTGDFPGFFLLSTQSPVVQALVKEELKGIIEAVLASLTGEELETVITVADPADDAEDSQAAETTQPSAQHSGQMPSAASRPQQAQRQQPNQQHQQQSGRNYPFPSADANDFNRHEQHQGSTQTPQVPQTHQQNVHNQQSAQSQHRSMDAVDSMAQGLSHSSAENPMTIADQRQVTSPFRSESHGTPTEMSMPFEEPTLNPNYTFETFVIGPQNKFAAAAAVAVAESPGRTYNPLFISGGSGLGKTHLLHGIGHYAKHLYPNLRVRYVSSEEFTNDFINSVRDDAQESFKRRYRDLDMLIIDDIQFLEGKEGTQEEFFHTFNALHQSNHQIVLSSDRPPRELKTLEDRLRTRFQWGLNPDLQYPDLETRIAILSKKAQLSDLVVPHDVLQYIAENTSSSIRELEGRLLQISAHASMIHEPVTLKFAQEILGADEIEVQITPEIIISTTAEYFDLTVADLVGPGKTRPVAHARQIAMYLTRSFTELSLPSIGREFGNRDHSTVLHAERKIVKEIQEKKPSKDQVNDLTTRIRDRARGTA is encoded by the coding sequence GTGAGCGAACAACCAGAATTGCCAGGTGGACTCTGGGAGCAGGTCGTTTCTATCCTGACTTCACCAGAAGGTGCGCCGGAGTTGGGCATTGCACCACTACGCCCGCCACACAAGGCACTGCTGCGGTCAGTGACGCACACTGGTGACTTTCCAGGTTTTTTCCTGCTCAGCACTCAATCGCCAGTGGTGCAGGCACTGGTAAAAGAAGAGCTCAAGGGCATTATCGAGGCCGTCTTAGCCTCGCTGACCGGCGAGGAGTTGGAAACGGTCATCACCGTTGCCGATCCTGCTGACGACGCTGAAGATAGCCAGGCAGCAGAGACCACTCAACCATCTGCACAGCACTCGGGGCAGATGCCATCTGCAGCTTCGCGTCCGCAGCAGGCTCAGCGTCAACAGCCAAACCAGCAGCACCAACAGCAATCTGGCCGCAACTACCCGTTCCCCAGTGCAGATGCGAATGACTTCAATCGCCACGAGCAGCACCAGGGATCGACGCAGACGCCACAGGTGCCGCAGACACACCAGCAGAATGTCCATAATCAGCAGAGTGCCCAGTCACAGCACCGATCGATGGACGCAGTGGATTCAATGGCGCAGGGGCTTTCGCACTCATCTGCCGAGAATCCGATGACTATTGCTGATCAGCGCCAGGTCACAAGTCCTTTCCGCTCCGAGAGCCACGGCACTCCAACCGAGATGAGCATGCCTTTCGAGGAGCCCACCCTCAACCCGAACTACACCTTCGAAACCTTTGTTATTGGTCCGCAGAATAAGTTCGCCGCCGCAGCCGCCGTCGCTGTTGCAGAGTCTCCGGGGCGCACCTACAACCCGCTGTTTATCTCCGGCGGTTCGGGTCTTGGCAAGACGCACCTGCTCCACGGCATTGGTCACTACGCCAAGCATTTGTACCCTAACCTGCGGGTTCGTTACGTTTCTTCGGAAGAGTTCACCAACGACTTCATTAATTCCGTGCGTGACGACGCCCAGGAATCCTTCAAGCGTCGCTACCGCGATTTGGACATGCTCATCATCGATGACATCCAGTTCTTGGAGGGCAAGGAAGGTACACAGGAAGAGTTCTTCCATACGTTCAATGCCCTGCACCAGTCCAATCACCAAATTGTGCTGTCGTCGGACCGCCCACCACGCGAGCTTAAGACCCTGGAGGATCGCCTTCGTACCCGCTTCCAGTGGGGGCTCAATCCGGATCTGCAATACCCGGACTTGGAGACGCGAATCGCAATTCTGTCGAAGAAGGCACAGCTGTCTGATTTGGTCGTTCCGCATGATGTACTCCAGTACATCGCGGAGAACACCTCGTCTTCTATTCGTGAGCTCGAGGGGCGTCTACTGCAGATTAGCGCTCACGCATCCATGATTCATGAGCCTGTGACCTTGAAGTTTGCGCAGGAGATCCTCGGTGCCGACGAAATCGAGGTGCAGATTACCCCGGAGATCATCATCTCCACCACCGCTGAGTACTTCGACCTAACGGTTGCGGATTTGGTGGGCCCGGGTAAGACTCGCCCGGTCGCTCATGCTCGCCAGATCGCGATGTACTTGACAAGGTCCTTCACTGAGCTTTCGTTGCCGTCGATTGGCCGGGAGTTCGGAAATCGTGACCATTCGACGGTTTTGCACGCTGAACGCAAGATTGTTAAGGAAATTCAGGAGAAGAAGCCCTCAAAGGACCAGGTCAACGACCTGACTACACGCATTCGAGACCGAGCTCGCGGCACGGCTTAA
- a CDS encoding DNA polymerase III subunit beta, with protein sequence MEQTEVRIRAAKDDLAGAVSWVARNLPARPTQPILRGMIFLADDNGLQLAGYDYEVSTQIRISAEVDEPGRFAVNGKLVSDIVSKLPNKQVEMHFDGTKVIVRCGSSRFELPSLTLEDYPQLPEAPAATGTVDAALLAEAIGQVAIAAGKDESLPMLTGIRMETEGNEVTLAATDRFRLAVRSFEWEQIPEGETKLLIPAKTFAETARTLDTTSSEPVTLAFGDGSDDREVGSEGLLAILADPRRTTTRLLDAEFPKFRPLLPKQHSSMAVARVDQLQDAIRRVSLMADHGAQIRMDFSDGQVVLSAHGDEVGHAEETVACNFYGEPLLIAFNPQYLLEGLSAVRSHRVLLGFTQPSRPAILIPEPEAIPELGEDGFYPTPETDFTYLLMPVRLPG encoded by the coding sequence ATGGAGCAGACCGAAGTCCGTATTCGCGCGGCTAAGGACGATCTCGCGGGTGCGGTGAGCTGGGTTGCTCGTAACCTGCCTGCACGCCCGACTCAGCCGATTCTGCGTGGCATGATTTTTCTCGCGGATGACAATGGTCTGCAGCTCGCTGGCTATGACTACGAGGTCTCGACTCAGATTCGTATTAGCGCAGAGGTCGATGAGCCCGGTCGCTTCGCCGTCAATGGCAAGTTGGTTTCTGACATTGTCTCTAAGCTGCCGAATAAGCAGGTAGAGATGCACTTTGATGGCACGAAGGTCATCGTTCGCTGTGGTTCTTCCCGCTTCGAGCTACCAAGCCTGACCTTGGAGGATTACCCTCAGCTACCAGAAGCTCCGGCTGCTACCGGCACTGTCGATGCCGCTCTGTTGGCTGAGGCTATTGGTCAGGTCGCTATCGCTGCCGGCAAGGATGAGTCGCTGCCGATGCTGACCGGCATCCGGATGGAAACCGAAGGTAACGAGGTCACTCTCGCTGCCACCGACCGTTTCCGCCTGGCGGTTCGCAGTTTCGAGTGGGAGCAGATCCCGGAGGGGGAGACCAAGCTGCTCATCCCGGCAAAGACCTTCGCGGAGACTGCCCGCACTCTCGATACCACTTCCAGCGAGCCAGTGACCTTGGCATTCGGCGACGGATCTGATGATCGTGAGGTCGGCTCCGAAGGTCTGCTGGCTATCCTCGCCGATCCTCGTCGCACTACCACGCGACTGCTGGACGCCGAGTTCCCGAAGTTCCGTCCGCTGCTGCCGAAGCAGCATTCCTCCATGGCTGTTGCTCGTGTTGACCAGCTGCAGGATGCCATCCGTCGTGTGTCTCTGATGGCGGATCACGGTGCGCAGATTCGCATGGACTTCTCCGACGGCCAGGTTGTCCTTTCCGCTCATGGCGACGAGGTCGGTCACGCAGAAGAGACTGTGGCCTGCAACTTCTATGGGGAACCACTTCTGATCGCCTTCAACCCGCAGTACCTGCTCGAGGGGCTCAGCGCTGTTCGCTCCCACCGCGTTCTGCTGGGCTTTACGCAGCCGTCGCGTCCCGCGATTCTCATTCCAGAGCCGGAAGCTATCCCGGAGCTCGGTGAGGACGGCTTCTACCCAACGCCGGAGACCGACTTCACTTACCTGCTGATGCCTGTGCGCCTGCCGGGCTAG
- the recF gene encoding DNA replication/repair protein RecF, with the protein MHIRYLSLRDFRSWPELEVEFTPGITVFTGQNGYGKTNIVEAVGYLSTLGSHRVSTDAPLVRSGTPSARISATAVNDGRELTAHLLINPHRANQAQINRTRLKSPRELLGIVKSVFFSPEDLTLVKGEPASRRRYIDDLLALRRPLSAGIRIQYDKILRQKNALLKSAGSTLRRGYSSSEGQAALSTLDTWDAQLAQVGAALMAARMDLIAELSEHVSEAYATLAPHSRPATIAYAPKVDSLDGGPLPSEPELLEALLLTKMAERRTAEIERGSCLVGPHRDDLDLILGNDPAKGFASHGETWSFALALRLGAYFLLRADGPDPILVLDDVFAELDRHRREALMEIAQQAEQVLITSAVGEELPQALVEDSSVTHHTVTVAQTEQGRISLLDENPVAEE; encoded by the coding sequence ATGCACATTCGGTATTTGTCCTTGCGGGACTTCCGCTCCTGGCCGGAGTTGGAAGTCGAGTTCACGCCTGGAATTACCGTATTTACCGGGCAAAATGGCTACGGCAAGACCAATATTGTTGAGGCCGTTGGATATCTCTCCACGCTCGGCTCGCATCGAGTGTCTACGGATGCTCCGCTGGTTCGTTCGGGGACCCCGTCGGCACGCATTTCGGCGACGGCAGTCAATGATGGCCGCGAGCTGACGGCGCATCTGCTCATCAATCCGCATCGCGCGAATCAAGCGCAGATTAATCGCACGCGGCTGAAGTCTCCGCGGGAGCTGCTGGGGATCGTCAAGTCGGTCTTTTTCTCGCCCGAGGATCTCACGCTGGTCAAGGGCGAGCCCGCTTCCCGTCGCCGATACATCGATGATTTGCTCGCTTTACGACGGCCACTGTCCGCCGGTATCCGCATTCAATATGACAAGATTTTGCGTCAGAAGAATGCGCTGCTGAAGTCGGCGGGCTCGACGCTGCGCCGTGGCTATTCTTCCTCGGAGGGGCAGGCCGCACTGAGCACGCTGGATACCTGGGATGCGCAATTGGCGCAGGTGGGAGCGGCGTTAATGGCTGCGCGCATGGATTTGATCGCCGAGCTTTCCGAGCATGTCAGCGAGGCCTATGCCACGCTTGCCCCGCACTCGCGCCCAGCCACGATTGCCTATGCGCCGAAGGTCGACAGCCTGGATGGCGGGCCATTGCCCAGCGAACCGGAGCTGCTCGAGGCACTGCTGCTGACGAAGATGGCGGAGCGCCGCACCGCGGAGATTGAGCGCGGTTCCTGTCTCGTTGGTCCGCATCGCGATGATCTCGACCTCATTCTCGGCAATGACCCCGCCAAGGGCTTTGCTAGCCACGGCGAAACCTGGTCTTTTGCACTCGCGCTGCGTCTCGGCGCGTACTTTTTGCTCCGGGCCGATGGACCCGACCCGATTTTGGTGCTTGACGACGTGTTTGCGGAGCTCGACCGGCATCGTCGGGAAGCTCTCATGGAAATCGCGCAGCAGGCTGAGCAGGTGTTGATCACCTCGGCGGTGGGGGAGGAGTTGCCTCAGGCACTGGTCGAGGATTCTTCTGTCACTCATCACACGGTGACGGTGGCGCAGACTGAGCAGGGGAGAATCTCACTGCTGGATGAAAACCCAGTCGCGGAAGAGTGA
- a CDS encoding DUF721 domain-containing protein — protein MVENMEPDNSPEEEKDLISDAFFRMRDAAKEGGHKLPNLQRPPKKKGSWSGLDSRVPVKAAEGIVADVDKQRAAQAVVRDRAGTVISPSLLKEAGIRLYRKYDRRPAPIGAVLNKAVVDRGWQIHIAHGVIMTEWDSMVGKVVAEHSQVKEFKDGTLVVECQSTAWATQLRLAQRQVLKSIAERVGDGVVEEIKVLGPKAPNWRKGKLHIEGRGPRDTYG, from the coding sequence ATGGTCGAGAACATGGAGCCGGATAACTCACCGGAAGAAGAAAAGGACCTGATCAGCGACGCTTTCTTCCGCATGCGCGATGCCGCTAAGGAGGGCGGTCACAAGTTACCGAATCTCCAGCGGCCACCGAAGAAGAAGGGCTCGTGGTCTGGCCTCGATAGCCGTGTGCCTGTGAAGGCCGCGGAGGGGATTGTTGCGGACGTCGATAAGCAGCGGGCAGCGCAAGCAGTGGTACGAGATCGTGCCGGTACGGTGATTTCGCCGAGCTTATTGAAGGAGGCGGGGATTCGGCTGTACCGGAAATATGACCGTCGACCTGCGCCGATTGGTGCGGTGCTGAATAAGGCAGTAGTTGATCGCGGCTGGCAGATCCATATTGCCCACGGTGTGATCATGACGGAGTGGGATTCGATGGTCGGCAAGGTTGTCGCGGAACACTCCCAGGTCAAGGAGTTCAAGGACGGCACTTTGGTGGTCGAGTGCCAATCGACAGCATGGGCAACACAGCTGCGGCTAGCACAGCGACAGGTTTTGAAGTCGATTGCGGAACGCGTCGGGGATGGAGTGGTTGAGGAAATTAAGGTGCTTGGGCCAAAAGCGCCGAATTGGCGCAAGGGCAAATTGCACATCGAGGGCCGAGGACCGCGTGATACTTACGGGTAA